The genomic region TTTATCAACAGTACTATTACAAAAATATTGGAAAAGTACTGAGCTTTGTCTTGCTTAGGGTCGTGTGGTCCCGCCCCATCCCTCTGGCTTGGTACTTCCGGCCCCAGTGGGAGAGAATCTACGGCACGGGATGGACGACCGCCATGTGTGACCGCTGGATCGAAAATGACCGCAATCTCAGGAACTTCGCCTACGAGGTCTGTTGAGGCGGGGTACATGTCGAGTGCATGTCTGACACCTCACTTTCTTGTTTCACCAGCTAAGCCATTTTAGCCATTACCTAAATGCCACATTCATTATTTCGTCTTAATGACTTCTTCCTTCCACCATAAACCTctgaccctcctctccctcaggtGGAGCGCTGTCCGTGTCTGCTCAAGCAAGCTGTGGCCGACAAGGGGCGCTTCCTACCCGACTTCTCCTGTGACCGCGACGGAAACACCGAGTGCGACTACCACTTTGGCGCCATTCACTGCGTCCGCACGGCGCTGCCCAAgtaaggatagataaataataaaataagttgaTAATCAgaacagtgaaaaaaatattaataataatgttaatgacaaaagTATATGTTCGCCAAAGCCCAGACGCTCGGTTCCTTGGCCCGACCGTGGCGTGCTGACGACCTCTCTCCCCACAGCAAGGACGGCGCCGGCCAGCAGTGCTGCTACGACCGTGACGGCTACCTCATGATGACCGCGGACAAGATGTGGGGTGGAAACCCCCACCGCGCCCACAACCTCGGGAAATCGCCTTTCGACGAGGCGAACAAGGTGGGGGCGGCGGGAAGGCTTGCGATATCGGCGATTAGTTTTTGAACCAAGCTTTCGAACTGTTATTTCctagattttcgtttttttttttttaaggggtttcTCTTTACCTCAACTTTCATAATTTCCacctgttttattatttcttttatggtCTTACATTCGTGGATATATTGTCGTGTTCATGTCATGAACTGGAGGTCCTAAgatgtattcttttatttatttactcttattcGATAGTGGTAGTGATAACATGCGCAATGCATTTTTATGCGTCTTTGGATTTGTTTGAGAAAATGGTCTAAAGAGACTGACGTCGTGACGCTCTGACTCGCAGGTGCCCACTTTGTCCCATTGGTACCACGACGTGATTCCGTTCTACACGTGCTGCAAATGGCAGGGCGAGCAGTCTCCAGGCTGCGTCACCTACAGGTTTGAGCGGAGGGTGTCCCAGGACTGCGTGGGCTACCAGCCCCCGACAGCGGGTGAGTGGGCGTCTGGATAACACCTGACGGTAATATTGTTCGTTAATATTGTAAGTACAAAGTCCTCAGATATGTAAAGTGTTTTTTTCAGCGTGTTAGGTActctcgttatttttttattttttgtctacttcatttacttatttaattgattgtgtattatattttgttatctgCAACCTTTGGTGTGATCGTCACACCGATTCTTTAAGACTCGTGCACTCCTTACCCTCTTGTTATCAGCACTCCCTCCCTCAGTGTCTCACGTGTgccccgttcccttcccctcgcaGCTACGGTGTTCGGCGACCCCCACGTGTACACCTTCGACGACTTGCAGTACACATTCAACGGGAAGGGCGAGTTCGTAATGGTCCGCGTGGATTCCGTCCGCCATGTACTCGACATCCAGGGCCGCTTTGAGCAGATTCCTGTCAACTACCTCGGCGAGGCAAAGGCGTCCACTCTCACGGCTGTAGCAGGTACGCCCTCCTCCCTGCCAGTTGCTCTGGCAGCCATCTCGCAGGCTGTTTGTATCTACCCTCAGTAGAATTCCTCCTCTACGTCTTCTTTGGGAACCTCTTTTTGTCGTCTTCTGCCTTTGTATTTTAGAGATTTGTTAATATATTGTGAGCCGGTTTATGGCGATTTAGGTAGCTGCCAGTTTCTGTGACTCTCGCTGACGCCCCTCTGTCCGCAGCTCAAGATAACGTGTCTTCCGTTGTGGAGGTTCGGCGGCGCCCTATTGACGCCATGTGGCGCTACCACCTGGACGTCATCGTCGACGGAACGAGAGTGTATTTCGATCGTTATTCGCAGAAGATCCAGCAGTTTAAGGGTGAGTAGCTTccaacatatctctctctctctctctctctctctctctctctctctctctctctctctctctctctctctctctctctctctctctctctctctctctctctgtctctctatttccctttctctctctctctctcacttttttaaatttcttttttgccAATTTTCCTATCTGTGCATCTGTCTTTGTACATTTTTCTTGCCTGACTGAAGCGCATCCAAACCTGTGTTTCCAGAGTGCGTCGTTTATACCCCTAGCAACATTCTCAACCAGAGTCACGTGATCATCATGTTCGCCTCGGGAGCAGGAGTTGAAGTCATGGAGAACCTGGGCTACTTGGGCACGCGGATATACTTACCCTTATCGTTTGCAGTAAGTACTGTATGTAGGCGGCggcggggatagggggaagggagggagtgggatggagagagagagagagagagagagagagagagagagagagagagagagagagagagagagagagagagagagaacgagagaacgagagaacgagagagagaaagagagaccgagagagcatACGTATAACCAACTGACAGctgcttcctttcccttccagaaTATAACGCGAGGCTTATTTGGGAATTGGACGTTCGACCCGCAAGATGACCTGGTGCTGCCCGACGGCTCTTCGGGCCCGGTGGCAGACGCGAACAACATAGAGCTCATCCACAAGGACTTCGCTATGAAATGTGAGTCACGTACTCCGTCTGTCGCTCATCTCAAGGAAAGGTCCTTTAATCGCGAGGGAAAGTTGGCCGACAGGAGATGCTCTGTGTAGTTGTAAGGGGTGACTTAAcgtagaagaaatataaatatcatattaagGAAGTGGATCATATTATTCACATGGAGTGACATAAAATATTTTACTTCTTAGAATTATTTGGTTTTAGTTTATTTTAACAATTGTTTTTTAAAGAGTCAAACTTTCTTGTTGACCATAATTGGAATTTCCCTCCAGCTCTTAAACATTACGTTACTTGAATTGAGATGTAAATTACGTACAATCCCTGGAAACTTTGGCCAACCCTCTTCCCTGAGGAAGAGGGTCCCGTGTACTCGCCCAGTTCTTGAAGGCCTTTGATTAACTACCTTATCACTGAGTGTGCAGTGATGCTGCTTTGAAATTGATTTCCCATTTGTCACTCTTCACACTgagatacgtatgtgtgtgtaagtgtgtgtgtgtgtgtatatatatatatatatatatatatatatatatatatatacacacacatacatatatttacaccttTTTTCCTAATCAATTAGTTAATTCATTTGaatgtttgtgcttgtatgtatcATAGACACAAATGTATTTTGTGCTTGTGGGTGTGCAGCCCAGCATCGGCTCCTGACGACCTTGCTCTCCCGCAGGGGTGCTGGACGACAAGGATAGTCCGGACGTTGGGAAAAGTTTGTTCTTCCACGAGAATTCTCGCTCCAGTAACTACTATTACGACCCAAACTTCATACCAGAGTGGAAAACGACTCCTGATCTGTCACCTAACGCGTAAGTATTTTTTATCTACCTCTATTGGtgcatttatctgtctttttgttttttgattttctctctccgtAAAGGCAGCTTCTGCTAATTTCCTCTTTGGATGGCCGTAGGCTCACTCTCCATCGGCAGAAGAGCAAGCGCCTACTTTCAACAGGCTCGCTGGAGCACCACCTTTACTTGCTCTTATGTCCTCCGGtgattttctttccgtttcttcacCAAATCGATCCCGATGCGATTTAACACTTTTGCAGACCAGGACTCCAGGACGGCTCCAATACATCTTTTCCCCTCTTACAGGACGACCCCCATAGAAGATATCAACCGCGTGTGCGGCGACTCGTACCAGTGCTACTTTGACTACGTAGTTTCGCTGAAGCGGGACTTCGCCGTTATGACCAAGTATTACCAGGACCAGTTCGTCAACATCAAGGGCGACGGACTCCAAGAAGGTGCGTGTTCTGGGGCGGGTATCGGTAGGATCCTTAGGGTTAGGAGGAACGTTAAAGAAGAAGGTTTTTCTTGCTTCGCCATTTCCTTGCTAAAACCATTGACCGTTACTTTTCttaatatcttttctctctccacttctcaccATGCACTCTGCACCCTCTCTCCCGACAGTGGTGTCGTGCGGCGCTCTCCCGACGCCCCCGCACGGACGCAAGTCCACCTTCAACTTCCTTAGCGGAGCAGAAGTCAAGTTCGACTGCGACCCGGGCTTCGTCCTGCTGGGCGAGCAGCGCCGCTGGTGCTACGCCTCGGGCGACTGGAACTGGCCCGAGGACGGCGAGGCGACCTGCGTCAGTGAGTATCTGTGGGAGTGGCAGtgcgccattatcattataattattattattactatcattatcattatatataaatatatatatacatacaaacacttacacacacacacgcacacacacacacacacacacacacacacacacacacacacacacacacacacacacacacacacacacacacacatacacacacatacacacacacgcgcgcgcacacactcaacGGTATACATCTCTTTcaaaacacacatttttttttcttttttacttaataATGTAAGCatcattgattttatcatcatcattttccatcACCACACATCCATGGCCTCACCTGACCCAGCCCGTCCGCCCCAAGATTCCATTAAGTGCATTTTGACTTTTGTTTGTCTCCCAGAGAGTCAGCAAGGAAGCAATAATAGCATAAAGTAATTGCTAACTGTTTTGCGGCACTTTACCCTTTATTTTTGGTGACACTGTGTCTCATTTCCGGAGCGTGAATTAAGGAGCTTTTTCACCTTTAATTACCGTAGTAGCAACTAACTGTTAGCAATTTGGAAGTGACCGAAAGAGAACCGCATTTGCTTTTTTTCTGTGGCCGACTAAAACGAAGGCGAATCCAAAGACTCCGCACGAACGGCTCTTCCGCGCCCGCTGGGGGTCAGATGCAAAAAGGCTCAATCCAGGAGGAGGGCGTCGGAATCAAGGCGAGGGCGGGCGAGGCGGGCAGGCTGGgtgagggcgtgggcgtgtgcggaAGAGCTCACTGACACGTCTCCCTCCCGCGCAGCCGAGGCAGAGTACCTGGGCATGCAGGCGGGCGTGACAGCCGGGACGGTCCTTGCGGTTCTCCTGCCGGTGCTGATCGCCATGCTGTGCTACGCCTCCTACGTGCGCAACAAGCGGCGCGGGGCCGCTCGCCCGCCCTTCCGCCGAGACCCACGCCCTGCCCGTTCCtacgacccctcccctccccccttccggtCTCCGTCGCCTACGTCGAGCGCCTCTCCAGTGACAGCGTGGTCGGCGTCCCAGCACGCCTCGCAGCCGGCCGTGGTGACAGAGAAGCCCCTCGGAAGAGCTCCTGCGACCGCGCCATACTATAGCACCTCCGGCGAGAGCGAGGGGAGTCCCCAACCGCCCTCGCTGTCCTCGGCGACTTCCGCCTCGTCCTCGCCCGGTGACTCCGGCCGCGAGGGGGGTAGCGGCCGCCGCAAGGGACGCGGCCGCAGGCCTCGGATGCCGGAGCGCATGGACGGCGACTACGACACCCACGAGCCGCTCGACGACAGGCCGGTCGTCTTCCAGAACGTGCTGTGGGACCTGGAAGGGGGCGACGCCAAGCAGTCGTCCGTGTAAGGTCGCCTCCTTACTAGGTCGCAAGAATTCGATGGAAGAACGACAGAACAGAAGCGACGAAACAGGATTTGAGTTTCAGTGGAAAAATCTGCGGTACCTTCTTGTGCGCAGTGTGAACTAGAAATATACTGCGGATCCGGTTAATCAATCGTGAAATAAATACGACATTTTGTAAAACAAGAGTTTTCCTGTGGAGAGGCTATTGATGAGGCAGAAGTATTTCTAGAAAACGACAACCGCACTACGGCaatataactaacaataataaaattgcaaTGTTCTGTTAATGGCTCGTATTACAAGCGCATAATAACGtgaatgtcattgaactgttgcCGACTATCACTATGATTTCATCTTC from Penaeus chinensis breed Huanghai No. 1 chromosome 39, ASM1920278v2, whole genome shotgun sequence harbors:
- the LOC125046719 gene encoding protein mesh-like isoform X1, giving the protein MWRGWGLTLALALVLSGSVRATDDDVLEEIQRQRMRQVKAIREREGKYDPMTSRVAPPTYQPGEVTPEHSREKRSLDPMNSRVAPQWSQRDGPYTITAERLNEIRAELMYPYYDNDEHGGNGDLEVNINTQNTQVNKQLTFLLPFFGFGLNYTWVSLNGYLGFSDAPFNWEHYPLSFPVPQWPEKPDPSFIGPFYSKCNIGELKPGDDDSRRPGVYWRLERDLPSRLDQFGVEIRERIKWDVREGIVGAAIFNPKHVIIVTWKNVTFAGGSVNTNAKYVTNTFQLVVTTDEIRTYAFFNYEYMRWTSHTEAGGSTDDGQGGVPAYVGFNAGNGTRSYEYTPYSQKLYIRDLSTAGNANGKPGRHIFRVDEKILAGCCRREEDLMDYPLTFSPEHGNMMGGTLVNLTGPCFQVTHRLICQFDTTAVEGKVLDGNRATCIMPQLFVSGYVDFSISINSGPYYWKGKFFVETPLTAPEGVWFKDDSYQQHTPTDLKLAWLAGNLTMNRDAQVMISLWGYREISIYPEIIYIDMLVDGTQNSGSYILVPGDYANRDNSQYLDLEMGLIMINLTTPEPAYGLEMSTVVWSRPIPLAWYFRPQWERIYGTGWTTAMCDRWIENDRNLRNFAYEVERCPCLLKQAVADKGRFLPDFSCDRDGNTECDYHFGAIHCVRTALPNKDGAGQQCCYDRDGYLMMTADKMWGGNPHRAHNLGKSPFDEANKVPTLSHWYHDVIPFYTCCKWQGEQSPGCVTYRFERRVSQDCVGYQPPTAATVFGDPHVYTFDDLQYTFNGKGEFVMVRVDSVRHVLDIQGRFEQIPVNYLGEAKASTLTAVAAQDNVSSVVEVRRRPIDAMWRYHLDVIVDGTRVYFDRYSQKIQQFKECVVYTPSNILNQSHVIIMFASGAGVEVMENLGYLGTRIYLPLSFANITRGLFGNWTFDPQDDLVLPDGSSGPVADANNIELIHKDFAMKWVLDDKDSPDVGKSLFFHENSRSSNYYYDPNFIPEWKTTPDLSPNATTPIEDINRVCGDSYQCYFDYVVSLKRDFAVMTKYYQDQFVNIKGDGLQEVVSCGALPTPPHGRKSTFNFLSGAEVKFDCDPGFVLLGEQRRWCYASGDWNWPEDGEATCVTEAEYLGMQAGVTAGTVLAVLLPVLIAMLCYASYVRNKRRGAARPPFRRDPRPARSYDPSPPPFRSPSPTSSASPVTAWSASQHASQPAVVTEKPLGRAPATAPYYSTSGESEGSPQPPSLSSATSASSSPGDSGREGGSGRRKGRGRRPRMPERMDGDYDTHEPLDDRPVVFQNVLWDLEGGDAKQSSV
- the LOC125046719 gene encoding protein mesh-like isoform X2 — translated: MWRGWGLTLALALVLSGSVRATDDDVLEEIQRQRMRQVKAIREREGKYDPMNSRVAPQWSQRDGPYTITAERLNEIRAELMYPYYDNDEHGGNGDLEVNINTQNTQVNKQLTFLLPFFGFGLNYTWVSLNGYLGFSDAPFNWEHYPLSFPVPQWPEKPDPSFIGPFYSKCNIGELKPGDDDSRRPGVYWRLERDLPSRLDQFGVEIRERIKWDVREGIVGAAIFNPKHVIIVTWKNVTFAGGSVNTNAKYVTNTFQLVVTTDEIRTYAFFNYEYMRWTSHTEAGGSTDDGQGGVPAYVGFNAGNGTRSYEYTPYSQKLYIRDLSTAGNANGKPGRHIFRVDEKILAGCCRREEDLMDYPLTFSPEHGNMMGGTLVNLTGPCFQVTHRLICQFDTTAVEGKVLDGNRATCIMPQLFVSGYVDFSISINSGPYYWKGKFFVETPLTAPEGVWFKDDSYQQHTPTDLKLAWLAGNLTMNRDAQVMISLWGYREISIYPEIIYIDMLVDGTQNSGSYILVPGDYANRDNSQYLDLEMGLIMINLTTPEPAYGLEMSTVVWSRPIPLAWYFRPQWERIYGTGWTTAMCDRWIENDRNLRNFAYEVERCPCLLKQAVADKGRFLPDFSCDRDGNTECDYHFGAIHCVRTALPNKDGAGQQCCYDRDGYLMMTADKMWGGNPHRAHNLGKSPFDEANKVPTLSHWYHDVIPFYTCCKWQGEQSPGCVTYRFERRVSQDCVGYQPPTAATVFGDPHVYTFDDLQYTFNGKGEFVMVRVDSVRHVLDIQGRFEQIPVNYLGEAKASTLTAVAAQDNVSSVVEVRRRPIDAMWRYHLDVIVDGTRVYFDRYSQKIQQFKECVVYTPSNILNQSHVIIMFASGAGVEVMENLGYLGTRIYLPLSFANITRGLFGNWTFDPQDDLVLPDGSSGPVADANNIELIHKDFAMKWVLDDKDSPDVGKSLFFHENSRSSNYYYDPNFIPEWKTTPDLSPNATTPIEDINRVCGDSYQCYFDYVVSLKRDFAVMTKYYQDQFVNIKGDGLQEVVSCGALPTPPHGRKSTFNFLSGAEVKFDCDPGFVLLGEQRRWCYASGDWNWPEDGEATCVTEAEYLGMQAGVTAGTVLAVLLPVLIAMLCYASYVRNKRRGAARPPFRRDPRPARSYDPSPPPFRSPSPTSSASPVTAWSASQHASQPAVVTEKPLGRAPATAPYYSTSGESEGSPQPPSLSSATSASSSPGDSGREGGSGRRKGRGRRPRMPERMDGDYDTHEPLDDRPVVFQNVLWDLEGGDAKQSSV